The Thermococcus peptonophilus genomic sequence CGGCCCCGTTTGGCCCAAGGAGGAGCAGTGTTTTTCCTTCCTCCAGAGTGAACGTTACATCGCTCAAGGCGGGACGTCCGCTGTATAAGATCGTTAGATTCCCGGCTTCAACCGCTTTCATTTTTCCTCCCGTACTCACAATATTCAGCTCTCTTTTAAACTTTGATGTGTACTAAGTGGACAGAATTGTGAATCTCTTTTTGCAAAAATTTTTTAAACCTCTGTCATTATGGGCTTTGGAGAATTTTTGCAGGGCTAAGCTTATAAGCCCTCACCACGACTCACTGGAGGTGATGCTCATGGCAGGTAAAAAGAAGAACGACAGGCATGTTGAAGGTGATGAGGTAATTCGCGTTCCTCTCCCTGACAGGAGTAAGGGGCAGCTCTTCGGAGTTATTGAGCAGGCCCTCGGAGCCGGGTGGATGGACGTCCGCTGTGAGGACGGCAAGGTAAGGAGATGCAGAATCCCAGGTAAGCTCAAGAGGAGGATGTGGATGCGCGTTGGCGATGTTGTCATCGTCCAGCCCTGGCCCGTCCAGACCGACGAGCGTGGGGACATCGTCTACCGCTACACGAGAACCCAGGTGGACTGGCTCCTGAGGAAGGGCAAGATAACCCAGGACTTCCTCAGCGGCGGCGAGCTCCTCTTCTGAGCCGCTTTTCACCGATTAGCAGGGATGGACAATGAGGGAAGACTTCCTCGACAGGGAAATCGAGGAGATGCTCGGCCTCAGGGAGAGGCGGGAAAAGGACAGCGAGCTCTACAAGATAGCCAACGAGGTCTTTGATAAGACGACGAAGGAAACGCTTGCCTACCTTCACAGGAGAGGGAAGATAGAGACTCTCTACGGGGTCATCAGCACCGGAAAAGAGGCCAACGTCTTCGCGGGAATTGACAGCGAGGGGGAGAAGATAGCGGTCAAGATATACAGGACTTACACCACAGAGTTCAGGCGGATATGGGAGTACCTGGCGGCCGATCCAAGGATCGGCTACCTTCCGAAGGACATGAGGAAGCTCGTCTTCGTGTGGACTAGGAGGGAGTTCAAGAACCTCCAGAGGGCGATAAAATATGCGGTCAGGGTTCCAGAGCCCGTGATCTTTAGAAACAACGTCCTCGTCATGGAGTTCGTCGGCGATGAACTGCCCGCCCCCCGGCTCAAGGACATGGAGAAGGAGTTAAATAGAGAGGACTTTGAGGAGCTTTACGACTTCACGATGGGCGTTATAGAGCGCCTGTGGAAGCGCGGCGACATGGTTCACGGCGACCTGAGCGAGTACAACATACTCCTCCACGATGGACCGGTGGTGATAGACTGGTCGCAGGCCACCGTGAAGAGGAACAGAATGAGCCTTGAACTCCTGAGGA encodes the following:
- the eif1A gene encoding translation initiation factor eIF-1A; translation: MAGKKKNDRHVEGDEVIRVPLPDRSKGQLFGVIEQALGAGWMDVRCEDGKVRRCRIPGKLKRRMWMRVGDVVIVQPWPVQTDERGDIVYRYTRTQVDWLLRKGKITQDFLSGGELLF
- a CDS encoding serine protein kinase RIO; the encoded protein is MREDFLDREIEEMLGLRERREKDSELYKIANEVFDKTTKETLAYLHRRGKIETLYGVISTGKEANVFAGIDSEGEKIAVKIYRTYTTEFRRIWEYLAADPRIGYLPKDMRKLVFVWTRREFKNLQRAIKYAVRVPEPVIFRNNVLVMEFVGDELPAPRLKDMEKELNREDFEELYDFTMGVIERLWKRGDMVHGDLSEYNILLHDGPVVIDWSQATVKRNRMSLELLRRDINNITNYFRKKGVDVENPEEKFRELVER